CGAATTCTTCGATGCGCATGGGACGGGTCTTGGAGTAGTTCTTCACACCGGCCGGGTACTGATGTTCGTAGAACCACACCTGCTTGGTCGGTGTGCCTTTGGTGAAGAACAGCAGGTTGGTTTTGATACCGGTGTAGGGGTTGAACACACCGTTGGGCAGGCGAACGATGGTATGCAGGTTGCACTCGGTCAGCAGCTTTTCCTTGATGCGGCTTTTGATGCCTTCGCCAAACAGGAAGCCATCGGGTAGTACCACAGCGGCGCGGCCACCGTCTTTGAGCAATTGCATGATCAGCACCAGAAACAGGTCGGCAGTTTCGCGGGTGCGGAAGGCTGCGGGGAAGTTGTTTTCAATGCCATCTTCTTCCATGCCGCCGAACGGCGGGTTGGCAACGATGCAATGCACGCGCTCGCTCGGGCCCCAACTAATCAGCGGTTTGCGTAGGGTGTTGTCGTGGCGAATCTGATTCGGCACCTCGATGCCGTGCAGGATCATATTGGTGGTGGCCAGCAGGTGCGGCAGCGGTTTTTTTTCCACGCCGAAGATGCTGGCCTGCAGGATGCGGTCGTCTTCGGCGGTTTCTACATAGCGGCTACGCTTATGCTCAATGGCGCATGTGAGAAAGCCGCCCGTACCGCATGCCGGGTCCATAACCTTTTCGTCCAGCTTTGGGTCGACCATGCGTACCATGAACTCAGTGACCGGACGCGGGGTGTAGAACTCACCAGCGTTGCCCGCGTTCTGTAGGTCACGCAGCAGTTGCTCATAGAGGTTGCCGAACTCGTGGCGTTCCTGGGCTTTGTTGAAGTCCACGCCCTCCTGAATCTTATTGATCACCTGGCGTAGCAACTGCCCAGACTTCATGTAGTTGTAGGCGTCTTCAAACACGCTGCGCACTACGAAGGCTGACGGCGTGTTGCTGTACTCGTGCAGGTTCTGCAACTGGGGGAACAGGTTGTTGTCGATAAAGTCCTTCAGCGCATCACCGGTCATGCCTTCCGGGTCGGCGGCCCA
This genomic interval from Pseudomonas koreensis contains the following:
- a CDS encoding type I restriction-modification system subunit M — protein: MSISSTIKSIQDIMRKDVGVDGDAQRIGQLVWLLFLKIFDDRELEWELMDDSYRSPIPDSCRWRTWAADPEGMTGDALKDFIDNNLFPQLQNLHEYSNTPSAFVVRSVFEDAYNYMKSGQLLRQVINKIQEGVDFNKAQERHEFGNLYEQLLRDLQNAGNAGEFYTPRPVTEFMVRMVDPKLDEKVMDPACGTGGFLTCAIEHKRSRYVETAEDDRILQASIFGVEKKPLPHLLATTNMILHGIEVPNQIRHDNTLRKPLISWGPSERVHCIVANPPFGGMEEDGIENNFPAAFRTRETADLFLVLIMQLLKDGGRAAVVLPDGFLFGEGIKSRIKEKLLTECNLHTIVRLPNGVFNPYTGIKTNLLFFTKGTPTKQVWFYEHQYPAGVKNYSKTRPMRIEEFAVEEAWWGCEADGFAARVEGEFAWKISIEELQARNWNLDCKNPHIGEQISHDPDELMRNYAKLQSEIGELRDKLKSILAECFQ